One genomic window of Myxocyprinus asiaticus isolate MX2 ecotype Aquarium Trade chromosome 5, UBuf_Myxa_2, whole genome shotgun sequence includes the following:
- the LOC127441296 gene encoding kinesin-like protein KIF1A isoform X4: MAGASVKVAVRVRPFNSREIGKDSKCIIQMSGNTTTIINPKQPKENKSFNFDYSYWSHTTPEDVNYACQKQVYKDIGEEMLLHAFEGYNVCIFAYGQTGAGKSYTMMGKQEKDQEGIIPLLCEDLFTKINDNNANCMSYSVEVSYMEIYCERVRDLLNPKNKGNLRVREHPLMGPYVEDLSKLAVTSYNDIQDLMDSGNKARTVAATNMNETSSRSHAVFNIIFTQKRHDGETDNTSEKVSKISLVDLAGSERADSTGAKGTRLKEGANINKSLTTLGKVISALAEMDFAPNKNKKKKKVESFIPYRDSVLTWLLRENLGGNSRTAMVAALSPADINYDETLSTLRYADRAKQIRCNAVINEDPNNRLVRELKDEVARLKDLLYAQGLGDIIETFRAPGPGIPALKYLSNYKTKINSIQAVNQRGDFSTVTNAMTGMSPSPSLSALSSRAGSISSLHDRIMFNPGSEEAIERLKETEKIIAELNETWEEKLRRTEAIRMEREALLAEMGVAMREDGGTVGVFSPKKTPHLVNLNEDPLMSECLLYYIKDGITKVGREDASSRQDIVLSGHFIEDEHCIFTSSTNASGEGTVVLEPCEGAETYVNGKRVTEPTILRSGNRIVMGKSHVFRFNDPEQARQERERTPCAETPVEPVDWAFAQRELLEKQGIDMKQEMEQRLQELEDQYRKEREDASNLLEQQRLDYESKLEALQKQVDSRYYPEITEEEEEPEEEVPWTKRETELALWAFRKWRFYQFTSLRDLLWGNAIFLKEANAISVELKKKVQFQFVLLTDTLYSPLPPDLLPPSVAKDREKRLFPRTIVAVEVQDQKNGATHYWTLEKLRQRLDLMREMYDRAAEVPSSAIEDCDHMMSGGDPFYDRFPWFRLVGRAFVYLSNLLYPVPLVHRVAIVSEKGEVKGFLRVAVQAISADEEAPDYGSGVRQSGTAKISFEDQQFEKFQTESCTGGMSHANTSQEELRIVEGEGQNSEMGLSADEVNNNTCTASPDILNSPLKGSLEFPLDVTQEKSFQHLKIGSSFTFRVTVLQASSISAEYADIFCQFNFIHRHDEAFSTEPLKNTGRGPPLGFYHVQNITVEVTKSFVEYIKSQPIVFEVFGHYQKQPFPPLCKDLISSLRPTRRQFPRVMPLSKPVPATKLSTLTRSTAGPCHCKYDLMAFFEICELEANGDYIPSVVDHRGGMPCHGTFLLHQGIQRRITVTVAHETGNDIEWKEVKELVIGRIRNTPEADETIIDPNILSLNILSSGYIRPSYDDSVSLGIDHRTFYHFEAAWDSSMHNSLLLNRVTPYGEKIYITLSAYLEMENCTQPTVITKDFCMVFYSRDAKLPASRSIRNLFSTGAFRPSESNRVTGVYELSLCHVADIGSPGMQRRRRRVLDTSVAYVRGEENLAGWRPRSDSLILDHQWELEKLSLLQEVEKTRHYLLLREKLEASLLLEQDTFCGKDLMDSPKASSPLINPVASLGLDSPNNRQRELAAKCVRLLMHTFNRQYSQVSSSLSESKLSEMSASFLRDRSSSALSTLTPSSTCPSLVDGHFGNPDFRGAETNSGASSPDLDPFSPVERKPKSCTFIPNIQEIRVSPIVSKKGYLNFLEPHTSGWVRRYIVVRRPYVYLYRSERDCVERAVINLSSAQVDYSEDQQTMLRASNTFAVCTEHRNILLQASNDKEMHDWLYAFNPLLAGTIRSKLSRRKSGQMRM, translated from the exons ATGGCAGGAGCCTCAGTGAAAGTAGCCGTGAGGGTCCGCCCCTTCAATTCACGAGAGATTGGAAAAGATAGCAAGTGTATCATCCAGATGTCAGGCAACACAACCA CAATAATAAACCCTAAACAGCCAAAGGAAAACAAGAGCTTCAACTTTGACTATTCCTATTGGTCACATACAACT CCAGAAGATGTTAACTATGCATGCCAAAAGCAGGTGTATAAGGACATTGGGGAGGAAATGCTTCTGCATGCTTTTGAGGGATACAATGTGTGTATCTTTGCCTATGGCCAGACTGGGGCAGGAAAGTCATACACCATGATGGGCAAGCAAGAGAAAGACCAAGAGGGCATCATTCCATTG CTATGTGAGGACCTGTTTACCAAGATCAATGACAATAATGCCAATTGCATGTCATACTCAGTTGAG gtgAGTTATATGGAGATTTACTGTGAACGTGTTAGGGATCTGCTGAACCCAAAGAACAAAGGGAACCTGCGTGTGCGAGAGCATCCCCTGATGGGGCCATATGTGGAGGACCTGTCAAAACTAGCAGTAACCTCCTACAATGACATCCAGGACTTGATGGACTCTGGCAACAAAGCCAG GACTGTGGCAGCCACAAATATGAATGAGACCAGCAGCCGTTCTCATGCCGTTTTCAACATCATCTTCACCCAGAAACGACATGATGGTGAAACAGACAACACCTCTGAAAAG GTCAGCAAAATCAGCCTAGTCGACTTGGCAGGAAGTGAGAGGGCCGATTCTACTGGAGCTAAAGGCACTAGACTGAAG GAAGGAGCCAATATCAACAAATCTTTAACAACACTGGGTAAAGTTATCTCTGCTTTGGCTGAGATG gacTTTGCACCAAACAAG aacaaaaagaagaagaaagtggagAGCTTTATTCCTTACAGAGACTCGGTTCTGACCTGGCTGCTGAGGGAAAACCTCG GAGGAAACTCTCGTACTGCCATGGTTGCAGCTCTGAGCCCTGCTGATATTAACTATGATGAGACACTCAGCACTCTCAG GTATGCTGATCGTGCCAAGCAGATCCGATGCAACGCCGTCATCAATGAAGACCCCAACAACCGCCTGGTGCGTGAGCTGAAAGATGAAGTGGCACGTCTGAAGGATCTGCTCTACGCTCAGGGTCTTGGAGACATCATTGAGA CATTTCGGGCACCAGGTCCTGGGATACCTGCTCtcaaat ACTTGTCCAATTACAAGACTAAAATCAATAGCATCCAGGCTGTCAATCAAAGGGGTGATTTCTCCACAGTGACCAATGCCATGACAGGGAtgagcccctccccttctctctcTGCCCTGTCAAGCCGAGCTGGCTCCATCAGCAGCCTGCATGATCGAATCATGTTCAACCCGGGAAGTGAGGAAGCTATTGAGAGGCTGAAG GAAACTGAGAAGATAATTGCAGAACTCAATGAAACTTGGGAAGAGAAGCTTCGCCGCACAGAGGCCATTAGGATGGAAAG GGAGGCACTTTTGGCTGAAATGGGTGTGGCAATGAGGGAAGATGGGGGAACAGTTGGAGTCTTTTCTCCTAAGAAG ACGCCTCACCTGGTCAATCTGAATGAAGATCCACTGATGTCTGAGTGCCTACTGTACTACATTAAAGACGGAATCACCAA GGTCGGCCGTGAGGATGCCAGCAGTCGGCAGGACATTGTCCTAAGTGGTCACTTCATTGAAGACGAACACTGTATCTTCACAAGTAGCACTAATGCCTCAGGAGAGGGAACAGTGGTCCTGGAGCCCTGTGAGGGAGCCGAGACTTACGTTAATGGGAAGAGAGTGACAGAGCCCACTATTCTCAGATCAG GTAACCGTATCGTTATGGGCAAGAGCCATGTGTTCCGATTCAATGACCCAGAGCAAGCCCGGCAAGAACGAGAAAGGACACCATGTGCAGAAACACCTGTGGAGCCTGTGGACTGGGCTTTTGCCCAGAGAGAACTGTTGGAGAAACAAGGCATTGATATGAAACAAGAGATGGAGCAGAG ATTACAGGAACTGGAGGACCAGTACCGTAAGGAAAGAGAAGACGCAAGCAACCTTCTTGAACAGCAGAGACTT GACTACGAGAGTAAACTGGAAGCTCTTCAGAAGCAGGTTGACTCCCGATATTACCCAGAAATCACTGAGGAAGAGGAAGAACCAGAAGAGGAAG TGCCGTGGACAAAGCGAGAGACAGAACTGGCCCTCTGGGCTTTCCGTAAATGGCGGTTCTACCAGTTCACCTCTCTCAGAGACCTGCTCTGGGGAAATGCAATTTTCCTCAAGGAAGCTAATGCCATTAGCGTGGAGCTCAAGAAAAAG GTTCAGTTTCAGTTTGTATTGCTAACAGACACACTGTACTCACCGCTGCCCCCTGACCTGCTGCCCCCCAGTGTAGCCAAAGACAGGGAGAAAAGGCTGTTCCCACGCACTATAGTAGCAGTAGAAGTTCAGGACCAGAAGAACGGTGCCACACACTACTGGACTTTAGAGAAACTCAG ACAAAGACTGGATCTGATGAGAGAAATGTATGACCGAGCAGCAGAGGTGCCCAGTTCTGCAATTGAAGATTGTGACCATATGATGTCTGGTGGTGATCCCTTCTATGACCGCTTTCCTTGGTTTCGTCTGGTTGGCAG GGCATTTGTGTATCTAAGTAACCTGCTGTACCCTGTACCATTGGTACACCGTGTCGCCATTGTTAGTGAGAAAGGCGAGGTCAAGGGGTTCCTCCGGGTGGCAGTGCAAGCCATCTCGG CTGATGAAGAGGCTCCTGATTATGGCTCGGGTGTACGACAATCAGGAACCGCCAAGATTTCATTTGAAGATCAACAATTTGAGAAG TTCCAGACAGAGTCATGCACCGGTGGGATGTCTCACGCAAACACATCTCAAGAGGAGCTGCGCATCGTAGAAGGAGAAGGACAGAACTCAGAAATGGGGCTCAGTGCTGATGAGGTCAACAACAACACCTGTACAG CATCTCCTGATATTCTTAACAGTCCTCTTAAGGGCAGTCTGGAATTTCCTCTTGATGTGACTCAGGAAAAATCTTTCCAGCACCTGAAAATAGGCAGCAGCTTTACCTTCAGGGTCACAGTGCTTCAAGCCTCCAGCATCTCTGCTGAGTATGCAGACATCTTCTGCCAGTTCAA CTTCATCCACAGGCATGACGAGGCATTTTCCACTGAGCCCTTGAAAAACACCGGCAGAGGCCCTCCTCTGGGATTCTACCATGTGCAAAAT ATAACTGTGGAGGTCACCAAGTCTTTTGTGGAATACATCAAAAGTCAGCCGATCGTTTTTGAGGTATTTGGGCACTACCAGAAACAGCCCTTCCCTCCTCTCTGTAAGGACTTAATTAG TTCATTACGTCCAACAAGACGGCAGTTCCCTAGGGTTATGCCCTTGTCAAAGCCAG TGCCCGCCACCAAACTGAGCACCCTGACACGCTCCACCGCTGGCCCCTGTCACTGCAAATATGACCTCATGGCTTTCTTTGAGATCTGTGAACTGGAGGCCAATGGGGA CTACATCCCATCTGTTGTTGATCACAGAGGTGGAATGCCCTGCCATGGTACATTCCTATTACACCAG GGCATCCAAAGGAGAATTACGGTCACTGTAGCCCATGAAACTGGTAATGACATTGAGTGGAAGGAGGTCAAGGAGCTGGTCATAG GCCGCATCCGTAACACACCCGAGGCAGATGAGACGATCATAGATCCCAACATCCTGTCCCTCAACATCCTCTCTTCAGGATACATACGGCCATCTTATGATGACAG TGTGTCACTGGGAATTGACCATAG GACATTTTACCACTTTGAGGCAGCATGGGATAGCTCCATGCACAACTCCCTCCTTCTGAACCGTGTCACTCCATACGGAGAAAAAATTTACATCACTCTCTCTGCTTACCTTGAG ATGGAGAACTGCACTCAGCCCACTGTCATCACTAAGGACTTCTGCATGGTGTTCTACTCCAGAGATGCCAAACTTCCTGCATCACGCTCTATTCGAAACCTTTTTAGCACTGGTGCTTTCAGGCCCTCTGAGAG TAACCGTGTGACCGGAGTGTATGAATTAAGCCTCTGCCACGTGGCGGATATCGGAAGTCCTG GTATGCAGAGGAGGCGCAGACGGGTGCTGGACACCTCAGTGGCGTACGTGCGTGGAGAGGAGAATCTTGCAGGCTGGAGGCCCCGCAGTGACAGTCTCATCCTGGACCACCAATGGGAACTGGAGAAACTCAGCCTATTACAAGAG GTGGAGAAGACCAGGCATTACCTTCTGCTGAGAGAGAAGCTAGAAGCCTCTCTGCTGCTGGAACAGGACACTTTTTGTGGTAAAGACCTCATGGACTCACCTAAAGCCTCTAGCCCCTTGATCAATCCAGTAGCCAGCCTGGGTCTGGACAGCCCCAACAATAGGCAGAGGGAATTGGCTGCCAAG tgTGTGCGACTGCTCATGCACACCTTCAACAGGCAGTACAGCCAGGTGAGCAGCAGTCTCAGTGAGAGCAAG CTGTCAGAGATGTCTGCGTCATTCTTAAGAGACAGATCTTCCTCAGCTCTGAGCACTCTGACCCCCTCCTCCACCTGCCCGTCATTGGTGGATGGTCACTTTGGCAATCCAGACTTCAG AGGTGCTGAGACTAACTCTGGTGCCTCGAGCCCTGATCTAGACCCCTTCAGCCCTGTAGAGAGAAAACCCAAGAGCTGCACCTTCATCCCCAATATCCAAGAGATTCGTGTCAG CCCCATTGTGTCAAAGAAAGGCTATCTCAACTTTCTGGAGCCACACACCAGTGGCTGGGTCAGACGTTATATTGTGGTGCGGCGGCCATATGTCTACTTGTACCGCAGTGAGAGAGACTGTGTAGAGAGAGCCGTCATCAACCTCTCATCTGCCCAGGTGGATTACAGCGAAGATCAGCAGACCATGTTGAGG gcTTCTAACACATTTGCTGTGTGCACTGAGCACCGCAACATTCTCCTCCAAGCCAGCAATGACAAAGAGATGCATGACTGGCTGTATGCGTTCAACCCACTGCTGGCTGGAACCATCAG
- the LOC127441296 gene encoding kinesin-like protein KIF1A isoform X5: MAGASVKVAVRVRPFNSREIGKDSKCIIQMSGNTTTIINPKQPKENKSFNFDYSYWSHTTPEDVNYACQKQVYKDIGEEMLLHAFEGYNVCIFAYGQTGAGKSYTMMGKQEKDQEGIIPLLCEDLFTKINDNNANCMSYSVEVSYMEIYCERVRDLLNPKNKGNLRVREHPLMGPYVEDLSKLAVTSYNDIQDLMDSGNKARTVAATNMNETSSRSHAVFNIIFTQKRHDGETDNTSEKVSKISLVDLAGSERADSTGAKGTRLKEGANINKSLTTLGKVISALAEMDFAPNKNKKKKKVESFIPYRDSVLTWLLRENLGGNSRTAMVAALSPADINYDETLSTLRYADRAKQIRCNAVINEDPNNRLVRELKDEVARLKDLLYAQGLGDIIETFRAPGPGIPALKYLSNYKTKINSIQAVNQRGDFSTVTNAMTGMSPSPSLSALSSRAGSISSLHDRIMFNPGSEEAIERLKETEKIIAELNETWEEKLRRTEAIRMEREALLAEMGVAMREDGGTVGVFSPKKTPHLVNLNEDPLMSECLLYYIKDGITKVGREDASSRQDIVLSGHFIEDEHCIFTSSTNASGEGTVVLEPCEGAETYVNGKRVTEPTILRSGNRIVMGKSHVFRFNDPEQARQERERTPCAETPVEPVDWAFAQRELLEKQGIDMKQEMEQRLQELEDQYRKEREDASNLLEQQRLDYESKLEALQKQVDSRYYPEITEEEEEPEEEVPWTKRETELALWAFRKWRFYQFTSLRDLLWGNAIFLKEANAISVELKKKVQFQFVLLTDTLYSPLPPDLLPPSVAKDREKRLFPRTIVAVEVQDQKNGATHYWTLEKLRQRLDLMREMYDRAAEVPSSAIEDCDHMMSGGDPFYDRFPWFRLVGRAFVYLSNLLYPVPLVHRVAIVSEKGEVKGFLRVAVQAISADEEAPDYGSGVRQSGTAKISFEDQQFEKFQTESCTGGMSHANTSQEELRIVEGEGQNSEMGLSADEVNNNTCTASPDILNSPLKGSLEFPLDVTQEKSFQHLKIGSSFTFRVTVLQASSISAEYADIFCQFNFIHRHDEAFSTEPLKNTGRGPPLGFYHVQNITVEVTKSFVEYIKSQPIVFEVFGHYQKQPFPPLCKDLISSLRPTRRQFPRVMPLSKPVPATKLSTLTRSTAGPCHCKYDLMAFFEICELEANGDYIPSVVDHRGGMPCHGTFLLHQGIQRRITVTVAHETGNDIEWKEVKELVIGRIRNTPEADETIIDPNILSLNILSSGYIRPSYDDRTFYHFEAAWDSSMHNSLLLNRVTPYGEKIYITLSAYLEMENCTQPTVITKDFCMVFYSRDAKLPASRSIRNLFSTGAFRPSESNRVTGVYELSLCHVADIGSPGMQRRRRRVLDTSVAYVRGEENLAGWRPRSDSLILDHQWELEKLSLLQEVEKTRHYLLLREKLEASLLLEQDTFCGKDLMDSPKASSPLINPVASLGLDSPNNRQRELAAKCVRLLMHTFNRQYSQVSSSLSESKLSEMSASFLRDRSSSALSTLTPSSTCPSLVDGHFGNPDFRGAETNSGASSPDLDPFSPVERKPKSCTFIPNIQEIRVSPIVSKKGYLNFLEPHTSGWVRRYIVVRRPYVYLYRSERDCVERAVINLSSAQVDYSEDQQTMLRASNTFAVCTEHRNILLQASNDKEMHDWLYAFNPLLAGTIRSKLSRRKSGQMRM; this comes from the exons ATGGCAGGAGCCTCAGTGAAAGTAGCCGTGAGGGTCCGCCCCTTCAATTCACGAGAGATTGGAAAAGATAGCAAGTGTATCATCCAGATGTCAGGCAACACAACCA CAATAATAAACCCTAAACAGCCAAAGGAAAACAAGAGCTTCAACTTTGACTATTCCTATTGGTCACATACAACT CCAGAAGATGTTAACTATGCATGCCAAAAGCAGGTGTATAAGGACATTGGGGAGGAAATGCTTCTGCATGCTTTTGAGGGATACAATGTGTGTATCTTTGCCTATGGCCAGACTGGGGCAGGAAAGTCATACACCATGATGGGCAAGCAAGAGAAAGACCAAGAGGGCATCATTCCATTG CTATGTGAGGACCTGTTTACCAAGATCAATGACAATAATGCCAATTGCATGTCATACTCAGTTGAG gtgAGTTATATGGAGATTTACTGTGAACGTGTTAGGGATCTGCTGAACCCAAAGAACAAAGGGAACCTGCGTGTGCGAGAGCATCCCCTGATGGGGCCATATGTGGAGGACCTGTCAAAACTAGCAGTAACCTCCTACAATGACATCCAGGACTTGATGGACTCTGGCAACAAAGCCAG GACTGTGGCAGCCACAAATATGAATGAGACCAGCAGCCGTTCTCATGCCGTTTTCAACATCATCTTCACCCAGAAACGACATGATGGTGAAACAGACAACACCTCTGAAAAG GTCAGCAAAATCAGCCTAGTCGACTTGGCAGGAAGTGAGAGGGCCGATTCTACTGGAGCTAAAGGCACTAGACTGAAG GAAGGAGCCAATATCAACAAATCTTTAACAACACTGGGTAAAGTTATCTCTGCTTTGGCTGAGATG gacTTTGCACCAAACAAG aacaaaaagaagaagaaagtggagAGCTTTATTCCTTACAGAGACTCGGTTCTGACCTGGCTGCTGAGGGAAAACCTCG GAGGAAACTCTCGTACTGCCATGGTTGCAGCTCTGAGCCCTGCTGATATTAACTATGATGAGACACTCAGCACTCTCAG GTATGCTGATCGTGCCAAGCAGATCCGATGCAACGCCGTCATCAATGAAGACCCCAACAACCGCCTGGTGCGTGAGCTGAAAGATGAAGTGGCACGTCTGAAGGATCTGCTCTACGCTCAGGGTCTTGGAGACATCATTGAGA CATTTCGGGCACCAGGTCCTGGGATACCTGCTCtcaaat ACTTGTCCAATTACAAGACTAAAATCAATAGCATCCAGGCTGTCAATCAAAGGGGTGATTTCTCCACAGTGACCAATGCCATGACAGGGAtgagcccctccccttctctctcTGCCCTGTCAAGCCGAGCTGGCTCCATCAGCAGCCTGCATGATCGAATCATGTTCAACCCGGGAAGTGAGGAAGCTATTGAGAGGCTGAAG GAAACTGAGAAGATAATTGCAGAACTCAATGAAACTTGGGAAGAGAAGCTTCGCCGCACAGAGGCCATTAGGATGGAAAG GGAGGCACTTTTGGCTGAAATGGGTGTGGCAATGAGGGAAGATGGGGGAACAGTTGGAGTCTTTTCTCCTAAGAAG ACGCCTCACCTGGTCAATCTGAATGAAGATCCACTGATGTCTGAGTGCCTACTGTACTACATTAAAGACGGAATCACCAA GGTCGGCCGTGAGGATGCCAGCAGTCGGCAGGACATTGTCCTAAGTGGTCACTTCATTGAAGACGAACACTGTATCTTCACAAGTAGCACTAATGCCTCAGGAGAGGGAACAGTGGTCCTGGAGCCCTGTGAGGGAGCCGAGACTTACGTTAATGGGAAGAGAGTGACAGAGCCCACTATTCTCAGATCAG GTAACCGTATCGTTATGGGCAAGAGCCATGTGTTCCGATTCAATGACCCAGAGCAAGCCCGGCAAGAACGAGAAAGGACACCATGTGCAGAAACACCTGTGGAGCCTGTGGACTGGGCTTTTGCCCAGAGAGAACTGTTGGAGAAACAAGGCATTGATATGAAACAAGAGATGGAGCAGAG ATTACAGGAACTGGAGGACCAGTACCGTAAGGAAAGAGAAGACGCAAGCAACCTTCTTGAACAGCAGAGACTT GACTACGAGAGTAAACTGGAAGCTCTTCAGAAGCAGGTTGACTCCCGATATTACCCAGAAATCACTGAGGAAGAGGAAGAACCAGAAGAGGAAG TGCCGTGGACAAAGCGAGAGACAGAACTGGCCCTCTGGGCTTTCCGTAAATGGCGGTTCTACCAGTTCACCTCTCTCAGAGACCTGCTCTGGGGAAATGCAATTTTCCTCAAGGAAGCTAATGCCATTAGCGTGGAGCTCAAGAAAAAG GTTCAGTTTCAGTTTGTATTGCTAACAGACACACTGTACTCACCGCTGCCCCCTGACCTGCTGCCCCCCAGTGTAGCCAAAGACAGGGAGAAAAGGCTGTTCCCACGCACTATAGTAGCAGTAGAAGTTCAGGACCAGAAGAACGGTGCCACACACTACTGGACTTTAGAGAAACTCAG ACAAAGACTGGATCTGATGAGAGAAATGTATGACCGAGCAGCAGAGGTGCCCAGTTCTGCAATTGAAGATTGTGACCATATGATGTCTGGTGGTGATCCCTTCTATGACCGCTTTCCTTGGTTTCGTCTGGTTGGCAG GGCATTTGTGTATCTAAGTAACCTGCTGTACCCTGTACCATTGGTACACCGTGTCGCCATTGTTAGTGAGAAAGGCGAGGTCAAGGGGTTCCTCCGGGTGGCAGTGCAAGCCATCTCGG CTGATGAAGAGGCTCCTGATTATGGCTCGGGTGTACGACAATCAGGAACCGCCAAGATTTCATTTGAAGATCAACAATTTGAGAAG TTCCAGACAGAGTCATGCACCGGTGGGATGTCTCACGCAAACACATCTCAAGAGGAGCTGCGCATCGTAGAAGGAGAAGGACAGAACTCAGAAATGGGGCTCAGTGCTGATGAGGTCAACAACAACACCTGTACAG CATCTCCTGATATTCTTAACAGTCCTCTTAAGGGCAGTCTGGAATTTCCTCTTGATGTGACTCAGGAAAAATCTTTCCAGCACCTGAAAATAGGCAGCAGCTTTACCTTCAGGGTCACAGTGCTTCAAGCCTCCAGCATCTCTGCTGAGTATGCAGACATCTTCTGCCAGTTCAA CTTCATCCACAGGCATGACGAGGCATTTTCCACTGAGCCCTTGAAAAACACCGGCAGAGGCCCTCCTCTGGGATTCTACCATGTGCAAAAT ATAACTGTGGAGGTCACCAAGTCTTTTGTGGAATACATCAAAAGTCAGCCGATCGTTTTTGAGGTATTTGGGCACTACCAGAAACAGCCCTTCCCTCCTCTCTGTAAGGACTTAATTAG TTCATTACGTCCAACAAGACGGCAGTTCCCTAGGGTTATGCCCTTGTCAAAGCCAG TGCCCGCCACCAAACTGAGCACCCTGACACGCTCCACCGCTGGCCCCTGTCACTGCAAATATGACCTCATGGCTTTCTTTGAGATCTGTGAACTGGAGGCCAATGGGGA CTACATCCCATCTGTTGTTGATCACAGAGGTGGAATGCCCTGCCATGGTACATTCCTATTACACCAG GGCATCCAAAGGAGAATTACGGTCACTGTAGCCCATGAAACTGGTAATGACATTGAGTGGAAGGAGGTCAAGGAGCTGGTCATAG GCCGCATCCGTAACACACCCGAGGCAGATGAGACGATCATAGATCCCAACATCCTGTCCCTCAACATCCTCTCTTCAGGATACATACGGCCATCTTATGATGACAG GACATTTTACCACTTTGAGGCAGCATGGGATAGCTCCATGCACAACTCCCTCCTTCTGAACCGTGTCACTCCATACGGAGAAAAAATTTACATCACTCTCTCTGCTTACCTTGAG ATGGAGAACTGCACTCAGCCCACTGTCATCACTAAGGACTTCTGCATGGTGTTCTACTCCAGAGATGCCAAACTTCCTGCATCACGCTCTATTCGAAACCTTTTTAGCACTGGTGCTTTCAGGCCCTCTGAGAG TAACCGTGTGACCGGAGTGTATGAATTAAGCCTCTGCCACGTGGCGGATATCGGAAGTCCTG GTATGCAGAGGAGGCGCAGACGGGTGCTGGACACCTCAGTGGCGTACGTGCGTGGAGAGGAGAATCTTGCAGGCTGGAGGCCCCGCAGTGACAGTCTCATCCTGGACCACCAATGGGAACTGGAGAAACTCAGCCTATTACAAGAG GTGGAGAAGACCAGGCATTACCTTCTGCTGAGAGAGAAGCTAGAAGCCTCTCTGCTGCTGGAACAGGACACTTTTTGTGGTAAAGACCTCATGGACTCACCTAAAGCCTCTAGCCCCTTGATCAATCCAGTAGCCAGCCTGGGTCTGGACAGCCCCAACAATAGGCAGAGGGAATTGGCTGCCAAG tgTGTGCGACTGCTCATGCACACCTTCAACAGGCAGTACAGCCAGGTGAGCAGCAGTCTCAGTGAGAGCAAG CTGTCAGAGATGTCTGCGTCATTCTTAAGAGACAGATCTTCCTCAGCTCTGAGCACTCTGACCCCCTCCTCCACCTGCCCGTCATTGGTGGATGGTCACTTTGGCAATCCAGACTTCAG AGGTGCTGAGACTAACTCTGGTGCCTCGAGCCCTGATCTAGACCCCTTCAGCCCTGTAGAGAGAAAACCCAAGAGCTGCACCTTCATCCCCAATATCCAAGAGATTCGTGTCAG CCCCATTGTGTCAAAGAAAGGCTATCTCAACTTTCTGGAGCCACACACCAGTGGCTGGGTCAGACGTTATATTGTGGTGCGGCGGCCATATGTCTACTTGTACCGCAGTGAGAGAGACTGTGTAGAGAGAGCCGTCATCAACCTCTCATCTGCCCAGGTGGATTACAGCGAAGATCAGCAGACCATGTTGAGG gcTTCTAACACATTTGCTGTGTGCACTGAGCACCGCAACATTCTCCTCCAAGCCAGCAATGACAAAGAGATGCATGACTGGCTGTATGCGTTCAACCCACTGCTGGCTGGAACCATCAG